One region of Streptomyces rishiriensis genomic DNA includes:
- a CDS encoding ABC transporter ATP-binding protein: MTTTAPVVEFDQVSKSFGDVRAVDGLTLALRPGETVALLGPNGAGKSTTLDLLLGLKQPDSGTVRVLGTGPREAIVAGRVGAMLQSGGLMDEVTVAELVGLACGLHPKPYRTADVLARAGITQIADRKVDKLSGGQAQRVRFALATAGDSDLIVLDEPTTGMDVTTRQAFWATMREQADQGHTVLFATHYLEEADAIADRVLVLHRGRLLADGTAAEIKAKAGARRIAFDLADGFDEAALRALPFLTVLTVSHSGSAAGPGRTVRIQSTDADATVHAVYGLGLYPRNLEVAGLGLEQAFVALTTAEEAKSR; the protein is encoded by the coding sequence ATGACGACGACAGCACCGGTGGTCGAATTCGACCAGGTGAGCAAGAGTTTCGGGGACGTGCGGGCCGTGGACGGCCTGACGCTCGCGCTGCGCCCGGGAGAGACCGTGGCGCTGCTGGGACCCAACGGGGCGGGCAAGTCGACCACCCTCGATCTGCTCCTCGGCCTCAAGCAGCCCGACAGCGGCACGGTCCGCGTCCTCGGCACCGGCCCGCGCGAGGCGATCGTCGCCGGCCGGGTCGGCGCGATGCTCCAGAGCGGCGGCCTGATGGACGAGGTCACGGTCGCCGAACTGGTCGGGCTGGCCTGCGGACTGCACCCGAAGCCGTACCGGACCGCCGATGTGCTGGCCCGCGCGGGCATCACCCAGATCGCCGACCGCAAGGTCGACAAGCTCTCCGGCGGCCAGGCCCAGCGGGTCCGGTTCGCCCTCGCCACCGCCGGCGACAGCGACCTGATCGTGCTGGACGAGCCCACCACCGGCATGGACGTCACCACCCGGCAGGCGTTCTGGGCCACCATGCGCGAGCAGGCCGACCAGGGCCACACGGTCCTGTTCGCCACCCACTACCTCGAAGAGGCCGACGCGATCGCCGACCGGGTGCTGGTCCTGCACCGGGGCCGGCTCCTGGCCGACGGCACGGCGGCCGAGATCAAGGCCAAGGCGGGGGCGCGCAGGATCGCCTTCGACCTGGCGGACGGGTTCGACGAGGCAGCCCTGCGCGCCCTGCCGTTCCTCACCGTTCTGACCGTCTCGCACAGCGGCTCCGCCGCGGGGCCGGGCCGGACCGTCCGCATCCAGTCCACCGACGCCGACGCCACCGTCCACGCGGTCTACGGCCTGGGGCTCTACCCCCGCAATCTCGAAGTCGCCGGGCTCGGTCTGGAGCAGGCCTTCGTCGCCCTCACCACCGCCGAGGAGGCGAAGTCCCGGTGA
- a CDS encoding ABC transporter permease, giving the protein MNGLIKLELTRALRNRKFLFFSVIYPSVLFLLIAGSADSTEKVDGTGLTLPTYMMVSMASFGALTAVLMGNSERIAKERQSGWVRQLRLTALPGRGYVLAKTASAAVVSLPSIVVVFAVAAAVKDVRLDAWQWCALTGAIWAGSLVFAALGVAIGYLANGDAVRPVTMITYFGLSILGGLWMPTTTFPAWLQDMAEWVPTHAYAALGQSIEQSQAPHAKDIVILAVFFALFTGGAAWLYRKDTLKA; this is encoded by the coding sequence GTGAACGGACTGATCAAGCTGGAGCTCACCCGCGCCCTGCGCAACCGCAAGTTCCTCTTCTTCTCGGTGATCTATCCGTCGGTGCTGTTCCTGCTCATCGCGGGCAGCGCCGACAGCACGGAGAAGGTCGACGGCACCGGCCTGACCCTGCCGACCTACATGATGGTCTCGATGGCCTCCTTCGGAGCCCTCACCGCCGTCCTGATGGGCAACAGCGAACGCATCGCCAAGGAGCGCCAGAGCGGCTGGGTGCGGCAGTTGCGCCTGACCGCCCTCCCGGGCCGCGGTTACGTCCTCGCGAAGACGGCGAGCGCGGCCGTGGTCAGCCTGCCCTCGATCGTCGTCGTCTTCGCCGTCGCCGCGGCCGTGAAGGACGTACGGCTGGACGCCTGGCAGTGGTGCGCCCTCACCGGCGCGATCTGGGCCGGCAGCCTCGTCTTCGCCGCCCTGGGCGTGGCCATCGGCTACCTCGCGAACGGGGACGCGGTCCGCCCGGTCACGATGATCACCTACTTCGGCCTGTCGATCCTCGGCGGCCTGTGGATGCCGACGACGACCTTCCCGGCCTGGTTGCAGGACATGGCCGAGTGGGTGCCGACGCACGCGTACGCTGCGCTGGGGCAGTCCATCGAACAGAGTCAGGCCCCGCATGCCAAGGACATCGTCATCCTGGCCGTCTTCTTCGCCCTGTTCACGGGCGGCGCGGCCTGGCTGTACCGGAAGGACACGCTGAAGGCGTGA